The Nerophis lumbriciformis linkage group LG34, RoL_Nlum_v2.1, whole genome shotgun sequence genome includes a window with the following:
- the cenpw gene encoding centromere protein W — protein MLKKAPNLKKIVKSKTKSNINVRLTSEAMLELIPMLFLKNLAKEAKAKSFEEKSATIKPRHVKAVSKKMLKKARG, from the exons ATGCTGAAGAAGGCaccaaatttgaaaaaaattgtgaAGTCCAAGACGAAAAGCAACATTAACGTGAGACTGACGTCTGAAGCAATG CTTGAGCTCATTCCCATGCTCTTCCTGAAGAACTTGGCCAAGGAGGCAAAAGCCAAATCTTTTGAGGAGAAATCTGCGACTATCAAGCCTCGACACGTCAAAGCCGTCTCCAAG aaaatgctgAAAAAGGCACGAGGATGA